A genomic window from Thiomonas arsenitoxydans includes:
- the fabG gene encoding 3-oxoacyl-ACP reductase FabG, with protein sequence MNDTTPQARRALVTGGSGGIGAAICRRLAADGFAVFIHANSGLLRAQSLAAELRGQGHTAQALAFDLSDPAATAAAAEELLAGGPIQVLVNNAGLHDDAVFPGMRADQWQRVIDVNLNSFFHLTRPLMLPMIRTRWGRVINITSVAAITGNRGQVNYAAAKGALHAATKSLALEVASRGITVNAVAPGIIATPMSADNFDADAVARLVPMKRAGQPEEVADLVGFLASDQAGYISGQIISINGGMI encoded by the coding sequence ATGAATGACACCACGCCACAAGCACGACGCGCCTTGGTCACCGGCGGCAGCGGCGGCATAGGCGCCGCGATCTGCCGTCGCCTAGCCGCTGATGGTTTTGCCGTATTCATCCACGCCAACAGCGGCTTGCTGCGTGCCCAGTCCTTGGCTGCAGAACTGCGCGGCCAGGGCCACACCGCGCAGGCACTGGCCTTCGACCTGAGCGACCCGGCGGCCACCGCGGCAGCCGCCGAGGAGCTCCTGGCCGGCGGACCGATCCAGGTGCTGGTCAACAATGCCGGTCTGCATGATGACGCGGTGTTTCCCGGCATGCGTGCCGACCAATGGCAACGGGTCATCGACGTCAACCTCAACAGCTTTTTCCACCTCACCCGGCCGTTGATGCTGCCCATGATCCGCACCCGTTGGGGGCGTGTCATCAACATCACCTCGGTAGCCGCCATCACGGGCAACCGTGGCCAGGTGAACTATGCCGCCGCCAAGGGTGCGCTGCACGCCGCCACCAAATCACTGGCGCTGGAAGTGGCCAGCCGCGGCATCACCGTGAACGCGGTGGCTCCCGGCATCATCGCCACACCGATGAGCGCGGACAACTTCGACGCTGACGCCGTGGCGCGGCTCGTGCCAATGAAGCGCGCGGGCCAGCCCGAGGAAGTGGCCGATCTCGTCGGTTTCCTTGCGTCCGATCAAGCGGGCTACATCAGCGGCCAGATCATTTCCATCAATGGCGGCATGATCTGA
- a CDS encoding cation:proton antiporter, protein MSVNTPLSVHAAETLLFFTLLQLTVIVLTGRFGGALARRLGQTAAVGEIVIGILLGPSLFGLLAPDVFHVVFHSASGTPLQILSQIGLILLMFQIGLEFDFAHLGARSNRRAVLWIGIASMLAPFALGLGFGAFSAATLSPQAGGEISALFIATSFSITALPILGRILVDFNLHRTPLGVIAISAAAFNDVVGWLLLALVTTLAVSHFEPAAFGLKVLLVLGFALLWLYVARPLMHRAIRHFQAGGDDLSPNLLGVVLAAIFISAMCTYQIGIFAIFGGFMMGVILHDQVRLVQAWKAQISPFVLVFFLPIFFTYTGLRTDIGGLSSATLWAWCALLVALATLGKFGGAYLAARWCGMSRPQAGVMGALMNTRALMELIVINVGYDLGAISRNVFTMLALMAIFSTVITAPMLRLWLPRLATTEPTEQGCVDSAKA, encoded by the coding sequence ATGAGCGTCAACACGCCCCTCTCCGTCCACGCTGCCGAAACCCTGCTGTTCTTCACCCTGCTGCAGCTCACGGTCATCGTGCTGACCGGACGCTTCGGCGGCGCGCTGGCGCGGCGGCTTGGACAGACGGCTGCAGTCGGCGAGATCGTGATCGGTATTCTGCTCGGGCCTTCTCTGTTCGGCCTGCTTGCTCCTGATGTGTTCCATGTCGTCTTTCATTCCGCCTCGGGAACGCCGCTGCAAATCCTGTCGCAGATCGGCCTGATCCTGTTGATGTTCCAGATCGGCCTGGAGTTTGACTTTGCGCACCTCGGCGCGCGCAGCAACCGCCGCGCCGTGCTGTGGATCGGCATCGCCAGTATGCTGGCGCCCTTCGCACTCGGCCTGGGGTTCGGCGCCTTCAGCGCCGCCACGCTGTCACCGCAGGCTGGAGGCGAGATCAGCGCGCTGTTCATCGCCACGTCGTTCTCCATCACTGCCCTGCCCATCCTGGGCCGAATTCTGGTGGACTTCAACCTGCACCGCACCCCGCTGGGAGTCATTGCCATCAGCGCCGCGGCCTTCAACGACGTGGTCGGCTGGCTGTTGCTGGCCTTGGTCACCACCTTGGCGGTGAGCCATTTCGAGCCGGCCGCCTTCGGACTGAAGGTGCTGTTGGTGCTCGGCTTTGCACTGCTCTGGCTGTATGTCGCTCGGCCGCTGATGCACCGCGCCATCCGTCACTTTCAGGCGGGTGGCGACGATCTGTCGCCGAATCTGCTGGGCGTGGTGCTGGCGGCCATATTCATCTCGGCCATGTGCACCTATCAAATCGGTATTTTCGCCATCTTCGGCGGCTTCATGATGGGCGTCATCCTGCACGACCAGGTCCGGCTGGTTCAGGCCTGGAAAGCGCAGATCAGTCCCTTCGTCCTCGTGTTTTTCCTGCCGATCTTTTTCACCTATACCGGCCTGCGCACCGACATCGGCGGCCTGTCCAGCGCCACCTTGTGGGCCTGGTGCGCGCTGCTCGTCGCCCTGGCGACGCTAGGCAAGTTCGGCGGGGCCTATCTGGCCGCACGCTGGTGCGGTATGAGCCGCCCCCAAGCCGGTGTAATGGGCGCCCTGATGAACACCCGTGCGCTGATGGAGCTCATCGTCATCAACGTGGGCTACGACCTGGGCGCCATCTCGCGCAATGTATTCACCATGCTGGCGCTGATGGCGATTTTCAGCACCGTGATCACCGCGCCGATGCTGCGGCTGTGGCTGCCGCGTCTCGCGACCACAGAGCCCACCGAGCAAGGCTGCGTCGACTCGGCCAAGGCCTGA
- a CDS encoding glycosyltransferase family 2 protein, translating to MTEPQVAPGGPSPSATHLVLIPSYDPGAQVYDTVRAARAQWAPVWVVVDGSTDGTAQGLREMADEDPQLRVFVLPQNSGKGTAVLHGLDAAAAAGYSHALTMDSDGQHPAERIPAFMAASQRQPQAMVLGVPVFDANAPNLRVQGRKVSNAWAHLETLWAGIGDSLYGFRVYPVAPLRAVMQRQHWMRRFDFDPEAVVRLSWRGVPAVNLPAPVRYLRPEEGGVSHFSYLRDNVLLTWMHTRLFLGFVLRLPLLVWQRVRGTPGVG from the coding sequence ATGACTGAGCCCCAAGTTGCCCCAGGCGGCCCGTCTCCCAGCGCGACGCACCTCGTCCTGATTCCCAGCTATGACCCGGGCGCCCAGGTCTATGACACGGTGCGAGCGGCACGCGCGCAGTGGGCGCCAGTGTGGGTGGTGGTCGACGGCAGCACCGACGGTACGGCACAAGGATTGCGCGAGATGGCCGACGAAGACCCGCAGCTGCGCGTTTTCGTGCTGCCGCAAAACAGTGGCAAGGGTACGGCTGTGCTCCACGGTCTTGACGCCGCTGCGGCTGCGGGCTACAGCCACGCGCTGACCATGGATTCCGACGGCCAACATCCGGCCGAACGCATCCCCGCCTTCATGGCCGCTTCACAGCGGCAGCCGCAGGCCATGGTGCTCGGCGTGCCGGTGTTCGACGCCAACGCGCCCAATCTGCGCGTGCAGGGCCGCAAGGTCTCCAACGCCTGGGCGCATCTCGAAACCCTGTGGGCCGGCATCGGTGATTCACTCTACGGCTTTCGTGTCTACCCGGTGGCGCCACTGCGCGCGGTGATGCAGCGCCAGCACTGGATGCGTCGCTTCGACTTCGACCCCGAAGCCGTGGTGCGTCTGAGCTGGCGCGGCGTGCCTGCCGTTAACCTGCCAGCTCCGGTGCGCTACCTGCGCCCCGAGGAAGGCGGCGTGTCGCACTTCAGTTATCTGCGCGACAACGTCCTGCTGACCTGGATGCACACCCGGCTGTTCCTCGGCTTCGTACTTCGGCTGCCCCTGCTGGTATGGCAACGCGTGCGCGGAACGCCGGGCGTCGGCTGA
- a CDS encoding lysophospholipid acyltransferase family protein, giving the protein MNEDVIVPEAVSASTWRNGWDMARVFFGLGLLGVMGLLWSLLAIPLYYLLPRRAGLVVGRWLIHSAFRVYLRILALIGACNFDLSALDSLRGQPPMIIAPNHPSLIDAVLVISRLPGLACIMKASIVDNPSLGAGARLARYIRNDALRSMIHLAVADLRSGHHLLLFPEGTRSTSRPIGALRGSVALIAKQARVPVQTVFIETDSPFLAKGWPLTRRPQLPITYRVRLGKRFDPPQDAQVFIAKLDAYYRDALAGATLPDPLVVPSADD; this is encoded by the coding sequence ATGAATGAGGACGTGATCGTGCCGGAGGCCGTCTCAGCGTCAACATGGCGCAATGGCTGGGATATGGCGCGGGTGTTTTTCGGGCTCGGCCTCTTGGGCGTGATGGGGCTGCTTTGGTCTCTGCTGGCCATCCCGCTGTACTACCTGCTGCCGCGCCGAGCGGGCCTCGTGGTCGGACGCTGGCTGATTCATTCGGCGTTCCGCGTGTATTTGCGTATTTTGGCGCTGATCGGCGCCTGCAACTTCGACCTTTCGGCGCTCGACTCCCTGCGCGGCCAGCCGCCCATGATCATCGCACCCAACCATCCTTCGTTGATCGACGCCGTGCTGGTGATCTCACGCTTGCCTGGGCTGGCCTGCATCATGAAGGCCAGCATTGTGGACAACCCCTCGTTGGGTGCGGGCGCACGGCTTGCGCGCTATATCCGCAACGACGCGCTGCGCAGCATGATTCACCTTGCTGTGGCCGATCTGAGATCGGGGCATCATCTGCTGCTCTTTCCCGAAGGCACGCGCAGTACGAGCCGACCCATCGGAGCCCTGCGCGGCAGCGTGGCGCTCATCGCCAAGCAGGCGCGGGTACCGGTGCAGACTGTGTTCATCGAGACCGATTCGCCCTTCCTCGCCAAAGGTTGGCCCCTGACGCGCCGACCGCAATTGCCCATCACCTACCGGGTGCGCCTGGGCAAGCGCTTCGATCCGCCTCAGGATGCGCAGGTCTTCATCGCCAAGCTCGACGCCTATTACCGCGATGCGCTGGCCGGTGCCACATTGCCGGATCCTCTCGTGGTGCCCTCCGCGGATGACTGA
- a CDS encoding MipA/OmpV family protein → MRHRLLVTAAVALAFSTLPGAASAEQKPLWEFGLGVGGVSFPAYPGSDAQRNYAVPVPYIVYCGEFIKADRDGVQARLFDTDRVESYFSFSASPPVNSSSNGARSGMPDLKPMVEFGPALEVHLWQSAAQRMRLDFRMPLRTAYTVQTRPQQVGWVLAPVLNLDMGGVEGLPGWNLGMQTGPVFADRQYNQTFYGVDSAYATAARPAYAACGGYSGSQFTVALSKRFSGFWAGAFARYDNLAGAVFADSPLMRRSQNLSLGFGIAWILGQSSRMVDSHE, encoded by the coding sequence ATGAGGCATCGTTTGCTTGTCACCGCCGCCGTCGCGCTGGCGTTTTCTACCTTGCCTGGAGCGGCTTCGGCGGAGCAGAAGCCCCTGTGGGAATTCGGTCTGGGGGTGGGCGGGGTGAGCTTCCCGGCTTATCCGGGCTCGGATGCACAGCGCAACTATGCGGTGCCTGTGCCGTATATCGTGTACTGCGGCGAGTTCATCAAGGCTGACCGCGACGGGGTGCAGGCGCGCCTGTTCGATACCGATCGGGTCGAGTCCTATTTCAGCTTCAGTGCCTCGCCTCCAGTCAACAGTTCCTCCAATGGGGCGCGCAGCGGCATGCCCGATCTCAAGCCCATGGTCGAGTTTGGTCCCGCGCTCGAAGTGCATCTGTGGCAGTCCGCCGCGCAGCGCATGCGGCTCGATTTCCGCATGCCATTGCGCACCGCCTACACCGTGCAGACGCGACCGCAGCAGGTGGGATGGGTGCTGGCTCCGGTGCTCAATCTCGACATGGGCGGCGTGGAGGGGCTGCCGGGCTGGAACCTGGGCATGCAGACCGGCCCGGTGTTCGCTGACCGACAGTACAACCAGACGTTCTATGGCGTGGACAGCGCTTACGCCACTGCCGCACGCCCCGCCTACGCGGCGTGCGGCGGCTACTCGGGTAGCCAGTTCACAGTTGCTTTGAGCAAACGATTTTCCGGTTTCTGGGCGGGCGCCTTTGCCCGCTACGACAATCTGGCCGGGGCCGTCTTTGCCGACAGTCCGCTGATGCGTCGCAGCCAGAACCTGTCGCTCGGCTTCGGCATCGCGTGGATACTCGGCCAGTCATCCAGAATGGTGGACAGTCATGAATGA
- a CDS encoding chorismate transformation enzyme, FkbO/Hyg5 family, with amino-acid sequence MLQLLHLPASALAQAARDASSPLLGAACFGAGAGPIPHPLFPLASVQVEPLASEPALCEAWSTQGPLQPGKTGCVHWCSNGDVLFAVLQVAEAVTANAAGVPPLQAASRAAYADLFTALDALGYPHLLRVWNHVPDINGESAGVERYRLFNIGRQDAFLAHGRTVSGANVPAASALGAAANAPLLVYCIAARQPAVAIENPRQLSAYHYPQDYGPRSPTFSRASLATFGPQHLLFISGTASIVGHRTLHAEDVAEQTRETLRNVEAVLQQAHAKGVAGIGLANLYYKVYVRHPADWPVIRAELQRAAGAAVHAIALQADVCRSDLLVEIEATGLQTTNQDLRA; translated from the coding sequence ATGCTGCAACTGCTGCACCTGCCTGCAAGCGCGCTGGCCCAAGCCGCGCGCGACGCGTCTTCTCCCCTGCTCGGCGCCGCCTGTTTTGGCGCAGGCGCAGGCCCGATTCCGCACCCTCTTTTTCCGCTGGCCAGCGTTCAGGTCGAACCGCTGGCGAGCGAGCCCGCCTTGTGCGAAGCCTGGTCGACACAAGGGCCGCTGCAGCCGGGCAAGACGGGGTGCGTACATTGGTGCAGTAACGGTGACGTGTTATTCGCCGTGCTGCAGGTAGCAGAGGCCGTGACCGCAAACGCGGCGGGAGTGCCGCCGTTGCAGGCGGCGTCGCGCGCGGCTTATGCCGATCTGTTCACCGCGCTTGATGCGTTGGGCTACCCGCATTTGTTGCGGGTCTGGAATCATGTGCCCGATATCAATGGTGAGAGCGCAGGAGTCGAGCGCTATCGGCTGTTCAACATTGGCAGGCAAGACGCCTTTCTGGCCCACGGGCGTACTGTGTCCGGCGCCAACGTGCCCGCGGCCAGCGCCCTGGGTGCAGCGGCTAACGCGCCGCTGCTGGTGTATTGCATAGCCGCGCGCCAGCCCGCTGTGGCGATTGAAAATCCGCGGCAGCTCAGCGCCTATCACTATCCGCAAGACTATGGCCCGCGCAGCCCCACGTTTTCGCGCGCAAGTCTGGCGACTTTCGGACCGCAGCACCTGCTCTTCATCTCGGGCACCGCCAGCATCGTGGGACATCGCACCCTGCACGCCGAGGACGTGGCGGAGCAGACGCGTGAAACCTTGCGCAATGTCGAGGCTGTGTTGCAGCAGGCGCATGCGAAGGGCGTTGCGGGCATCGGGCTTGCGAACCTGTACTACAAGGTCTATGTGCGGCACCCGGCAGACTGGCCGGTCATCCGCGCCGAACTGCAGCGTGCCGCGGGCGCAGCGGTGCACGCCATCGCCTTGCAGGCTGACGTCTGCCGCTCCGATCTGCTGGTGGAAATCGAGGCGACCGGCTTGCAAACCACAAATCAGGATCTTCGCGCATGA
- a CDS encoding NAD(P)/FAD-dependent oxidoreductase, whose product MTERQIVSGDTTAPHAVDVLVIGGGPAGTTAATLLQERGFRVTLLEKDHHPRFHIGESLLPANLPLLEKLGVAEAVKAMAMEKWGAEFVSPWHEQKTQMFAFADAWDKSMPMAYQVRRSEFDALLMRNAASKGVEVQEGCKVDDVQFLPDGQGAIISAQHEDGRRASWAARYVVDASGRDTFFGSRFKTKKRNPKHNSAAIYAHFTGAKRLEGQAQGNITIFWFDHGWFWFIPLADGATSVGAVVWPYYLKTRNKPLDEFFADTIAMSPQLSERLSGATRVSEVEAAGNFSYSCGHTYGPNYLLIGDAYAFIDPVFSSGVMLAMQGGFFAADALETCLRQPARVAKALARFDREMQRGPREFSWFIYRVNHPTMRDMFMGPRNVLRVKEALLSVLAGDIFGKTPIWTSVRILKGIFYAASLRQFGRSWAARVQRKRQIQIHDDPQPETHHG is encoded by the coding sequence ATGACAGAACGACAGATTGTGTCTGGCGACACAACCGCACCGCATGCAGTGGATGTGCTGGTGATCGGCGGTGGTCCGGCAGGCACCACGGCAGCTACCTTGCTGCAGGAGCGCGGCTTCCGCGTCACTCTGCTCGAAAAGGATCATCATCCCCGCTTTCACATCGGCGAATCCTTGCTGCCGGCCAATCTGCCCTTGCTTGAGAAGTTGGGGGTGGCCGAAGCGGTGAAAGCGATGGCGATGGAAAAATGGGGGGCGGAATTCGTCTCGCCCTGGCATGAACAAAAGACGCAGATGTTTGCGTTCGCAGACGCCTGGGACAAGTCGATGCCCATGGCCTACCAGGTCCGGCGCTCGGAATTTGATGCGCTCTTGATGCGAAATGCCGCAAGCAAGGGAGTAGAAGTGCAGGAGGGCTGCAAGGTCGATGACGTGCAGTTCCTGCCGGACGGACAAGGCGCGATCATCTCAGCGCAGCATGAGGATGGTCGTCGCGCCAGTTGGGCCGCGCGCTATGTGGTCGACGCCTCTGGGCGCGACACGTTTTTTGGCAGCCGCTTCAAAACCAAGAAGCGCAATCCCAAACACAACAGCGCGGCGATCTACGCCCACTTCACCGGGGCGAAACGCCTGGAAGGTCAGGCGCAAGGCAACATCACCATTTTCTGGTTTGATCATGGCTGGTTTTGGTTCATCCCCTTGGCGGACGGTGCGACCAGCGTGGGGGCGGTGGTGTGGCCCTACTACCTCAAGACCCGCAACAAGCCGCTGGACGAATTTTTCGCCGACACCATCGCTATGTCGCCCCAGTTGAGCGAGAGGCTGTCAGGTGCCACACGGGTGTCCGAGGTAGAGGCCGCGGGGAATTTTTCTTATAGCTGCGGCCATACCTACGGCCCGAATTACCTGTTGATCGGGGATGCCTACGCGTTCATCGATCCGGTTTTTTCATCCGGGGTGATGCTGGCGATGCAGGGCGGATTTTTCGCCGCAGACGCTCTTGAAACCTGCCTGCGTCAACCTGCGCGCGTCGCCAAGGCGCTGGCCCGTTTCGACCGTGAAATGCAGCGTGGCCCGCGTGAGTTCTCCTGGTTCATCTACCGCGTCAACCATCCGACCATGCGAGACATGTTCATGGGGCCGCGCAACGTCTTGCGGGTGAAGGAGGCTCTGCTATCGGTGCTGGCGGGCGACATATTCGGCAAAACCCCGATCTGGACTTCGGTGCGCATCCTGAAGGGCATTTTCTACGCCGCTTCGCTCAGGCAGTTTGGCCGCAGTTGGGCGGCGCGGGTGCAGCGCAAGCGCCAGATCCAGATTCACGACGACCCCCAGCCTGAGACTCACCACGGCTGA
- a CDS encoding OFA family MFS transporter has product MASSLSTPLSKPGLLDRESTVAGPNFNRWLVPTAALAIHLCIGMAYGFSVFWLPMSKLLEGTDPAVCGSMGFWGHLTTTTCNWTVPSVTHIFEVFIAFLGISAAIWGAWLEHAGPRKAGFIAALCWGGGLVLGGIGVYIHQLWLVILGAGVLGGIGLGLGYISPVSTLIKWFPDRRGLATGFAIMGFGGGAMIGAPLAVALMKYFSASGTLGVAQTLIIMGVLYFVVMSAGAFGFRVPPTGWKPRGWTPKAKGGNAMITDHEVHLNKAMKTPQFWLVWWILCLNVTAGIGVIAMASPMLQDVFGGRLIGLDSGAALDAAQKAALVAAAGGLVGLISLFNSGGRLFWAALSDYIGRKATYAVFFALGVALYASLPALGHSGAAGLFILVVCVIMTMYGGGFATVPAYLADLFGTQMVGAIHGRLLTAWSVAGVAGPFLIAAIRQTQIDAGVAKNLVYDRTLYILAGLLLVGFILNLLVRPVAAKYRMTPEELARERALKHEDRIAGDAEHAARGSFGIVGVLAWAAVGIPFFIGVYIALQKAAVLF; this is encoded by the coding sequence ATGGCATCTTCTCTTAGCACACCCCTCTCAAAACCGGGCCTGCTCGACCGCGAAAGCACGGTTGCAGGTCCCAATTTCAACCGCTGGCTGGTGCCTACCGCCGCGCTTGCGATTCATCTGTGTATCGGCATGGCCTATGGCTTCTCCGTGTTCTGGCTGCCGATGAGCAAGCTGCTTGAAGGCACCGATCCTGCCGTATGCGGCTCGATGGGTTTCTGGGGCCATCTCACCACCACGACTTGCAACTGGACCGTGCCGTCGGTGACGCACATCTTCGAAGTATTCATCGCCTTTCTGGGTATTTCGGCCGCCATCTGGGGCGCCTGGCTGGAACATGCGGGCCCGCGCAAGGCCGGTTTCATCGCCGCGCTGTGCTGGGGCGGCGGCCTGGTGCTCGGCGGCATCGGCGTTTACATCCATCAGCTCTGGCTGGTGATCCTCGGGGCCGGCGTGCTGGGAGGCATTGGTCTGGGGTTGGGTTACATATCGCCCGTCTCGACCCTCATCAAATGGTTCCCGGATCGTCGCGGTCTGGCCACCGGCTTTGCCATCATGGGATTTGGCGGTGGCGCGATGATCGGCGCACCGCTAGCTGTGGCGCTGATGAAGTATTTCAGCGCCTCGGGCACCCTGGGCGTCGCTCAAACGCTGATCATCATGGGCGTGCTCTATTTCGTGGTGATGTCGGCGGGGGCGTTCGGCTTCCGGGTGCCGCCCACTGGCTGGAAGCCGCGGGGATGGACGCCCAAGGCCAAGGGCGGCAATGCCATGATCACCGACCATGAAGTGCATCTGAACAAGGCGATGAAAACGCCGCAGTTCTGGCTGGTCTGGTGGATTCTGTGCCTGAACGTGACGGCCGGCATCGGCGTGATCGCCATGGCCAGCCCGATGCTGCAGGACGTGTTCGGCGGCCGTCTCATCGGCCTCGACAGCGGCGCAGCACTCGATGCGGCGCAGAAGGCCGCGCTGGTCGCGGCAGCCGGTGGCCTGGTCGGTTTGATCAGCCTGTTCAACAGCGGTGGACGTCTGTTCTGGGCCGCGCTGTCTGATTACATCGGCCGCAAGGCGACTTATGCGGTGTTCTTTGCGCTGGGCGTGGCGCTTTACGCCAGCCTGCCCGCGCTGGGCCATAGCGGCGCGGCAGGTCTGTTCATTCTGGTGGTCTGCGTCATCATGACCATGTACGGCGGCGGCTTTGCCACTGTGCCAGCCTATCTGGCCGACTTGTTCGGCACGCAGATGGTGGGCGCGATTCACGGCCGTCTGCTCACTGCGTGGTCGGTTGCCGGTGTGGCCGGGCCCTTCCTCATCGCCGCCATCCGCCAGACCCAGATCGACGCTGGTGTGGCGAAGAACCTGGTCTATGATCGCACGCTCTATATCCTGGCCGGACTGCTGCTGGTGGGCTTCATCCTCAACCTGCTGGTGCGCCCGGTGGCGGCCAAGTACCGCATGACGCCAGAAGAACTCGCCCGCGAACGCGCCCTCAAGCACGAGGACCGCATTGCCGGTGACGCCGAACACGCGGCACGCGGCAGCTTCGGCATTGTTGGCGTGCTGGCCTGGGCTGCGGTCGGTATTCCCTTCTTTATCGGCGTCTATATCGCCCTACAGAAGGCAGCCGTACTGTTCTGA
- a CDS encoding lipoprotein-releasing ABC transporter permease subunit, with protein MFASFSWPFELLIGWRYTRSGRRSRRNGFISFISAVSVGGIALGVAALIVVISVMNGFQKEVRDRMLNVIPHIQILNVNGQALPDWRGVAQQVKSNPAVTGVAPFVQGQALVAQGSQLQGVLVWGVEPSEETQVSQIPEHMVAGSLAALKPGDFGVVLGNELANALGVGVGDQITMVVPSGSITPAGMIPRLRTLRVVGIFNVGHYEYDSTLALVNLQDASALFRTGGPTGLRVQTRNMNDAPQIAQDLQRVLPPELVAQPWTEQNRTWFEAVVIEKRMMFIILTMIVAVAAFNLVSTLVMTVTDKLADIAILRTQGASPGSIMSIFLLQGAVTGFLGTFAGVALGCLIAFNLDPIVSFLETVLHTQFLPRSVYLIHTMPSDPRFSDIATITAASLVLSLLATLYPSWSASRVQPAQALRYE; from the coding sequence ATGTTTGCATCCTTCTCCTGGCCTTTTGAGCTGCTTATCGGTTGGCGCTATACCCGCAGCGGGCGGCGCAGTCGGCGCAACGGCTTCATCTCCTTTATTTCTGCGGTCTCCGTCGGCGGCATCGCCCTCGGGGTGGCCGCGCTGATCGTGGTCATCTCGGTGATGAACGGGTTTCAGAAGGAGGTGCGAGACCGCATGCTCAACGTCATTCCGCACATCCAGATTCTCAATGTCAATGGTCAGGCCTTGCCCGACTGGCGCGGCGTGGCGCAGCAGGTCAAAAGCAATCCGGCAGTGACCGGGGTGGCGCCGTTTGTGCAAGGTCAGGCGCTGGTGGCGCAGGGCAGTCAGTTGCAGGGCGTGCTGGTCTGGGGGGTGGAGCCGAGCGAAGAAACCCAGGTGTCGCAGATCCCCGAGCACATGGTGGCGGGCAGTCTGGCCGCGCTCAAGCCGGGCGACTTCGGTGTGGTACTGGGCAACGAGCTGGCCAATGCGCTGGGGGTTGGCGTGGGCGACCAGATCACCATGGTGGTGCCCAGCGGCTCCATCACCCCGGCGGGCATGATTCCCCGTCTGCGCACCCTGCGGGTGGTGGGCATTTTCAATGTCGGGCACTACGAGTACGACAGCACTCTGGCGCTGGTGAATCTGCAAGACGCATCGGCGCTGTTCCGCACCGGAGGCCCCACCGGGCTGCGCGTGCAGACGCGAAATATGAATGACGCCCCGCAGATTGCGCAAGACTTGCAGCGCGTGCTGCCGCCCGAACTCGTGGCCCAACCCTGGACCGAGCAGAACCGCACCTGGTTCGAGGCCGTGGTGATCGAGAAGCGCATGATGTTCATCATCCTCACCATGATTGTGGCGGTGGCGGCGTTCAACCTCGTCTCTACCCTGGTCATGACGGTGACCGACAAGCTGGCCGATATCGCTATTCTGCGCACGCAGGGTGCGAGCCCCGGCTCCATCATGTCCATCTTTCTGCTGCAGGGCGCGGTGACGGGTTTTCTCGGCACCTTCGCCGGTGTCGCGCTGGGTTGTCTGATTGCGTTCAATCTCGACCCCATTGTCTCGTTCCTCGAAACCGTGCTGCACACCCAGTTCCTGCCGCGCAGCGTGTACCTGATCCACACCATGCCCAGCGATCCGCGCTTTTCAGACATCGCCACCATCACCGCAGCGTCGCTGGTCTTATCGCTGCTGGCCACGCTTTATCCCAGTTGGAGCGCCTCGCGGGTGCAACCGGCGCAGGCTTTGCGCTATGAGTGA